The DNA region CACTGCTCGCCCGGCTTCGCGACGCAGTGCATGCCGTGGATCCGGCGCAGGCCGTCTACCGCGTGCGCATGATGGACGACGTGGTCGGTGCGTCCGTGGCGCCGCAGCGCACGAATGCATTGTTGATCACGATGTTCGGCGCGTTGGCGCTCGTGTTGACGTCGCTCGGGGTCTATGCCGTCGTCGCGTATTCGGTTGCCCAGCGTCGGCGCGAACTCGGCATCCGGGCGGCGCTGGGCGCCACACGCCGCGACCTCACGGCGCTCGTGGCGCGGGAAATGTTCTGGGTGACGGTGCTCGGGCTCGGGGTGGGATTGGCGAGCGCGTGGGCGGCGGCCCGCGTCATGGCATCGTTGGTATTCGGGGTAGGCACGCACGACCCAGCCACGTATGTGGTAGCGCCGTTGGCGCTGCTCGTGCCCGCCGCCCTCGCGACGTTCATCCCAGCCCGCCGGGCGGCGCGCACGAATCCGATGGACACGATTCGGGAGGAGTAGTGGTGACGCGAGAATCGCGGCCGGAGAGCCTGCGGGTCAGAAGCCGTGGCCCCGTCGCCGGCGCGATATTCCTGGCGACCTTCGTCGCCGCGTGTCGAAGCGGGGCGCCGGCGCGGCCGGAACCCGTGGCGTCAGGGCGAGCCTACTGCTGGAGCGTGTTGCGGACTCACGAATCCGAAGACTCGGTCGCGAGCCGCTTTTCCCGCGCCGCGACTGGAGCTGGCTTTCGCCAACCCACGGTAACCAAGGTCGCAGACACGGTTCGCGTCGCGGCGGGTCCCCAGTTGCTCGATGGAGGCCAGTCGAATACGGCGTTCATGGCTGGGGTGAGCGCATATCCGGTTGGCGACAGCGTACGAGTGCGATTCGAGGCGGGATGGATAGTCCCGAAAGATGGATGGAGGACTGAACGGGACAGCCTTTCAGCCCGAGCCCAAGCGCTGTGGTTATGCGACGTCTTCGGGTCGGCCGCGAGATGACCGGTTCGAGGAGGGCGGGCCCTGCACTCGCCGCCCCCTCACCCGCGCGGCGATCGCGTCGATGCCGCGCAGTTCGCGCGCCGTGCGGCTCGCGTTCCAGCTTCGCCGGAAGGACGTGAACGACCGGTGCCCGTCGCGCTCCGCGAGGGCGGCCAACTCGGGCGCGCCGGCGCGCCGCAGCCGATCGCGCAGTAACTGCGCGTCGTGGTGTTCACCCAGACGATCCTGCAGCGTCTTGAGCCGCCGCACGGCGTGCGCCACCCGGCGGTCGGAGTCCAACGGCTCCAGCAGGTAGCGCAGGTGCTTGCCCTCGATGCGCGCCCGATGGGCGCCCGCCACATCGGCCGACGCCCGTGCGCGGGCGAGCGCCCGGGCCAGTCGGCGCCGGTGTTGCCGCAGCAGACTGGCGGTGAGGCCGTGCATGGTCAGTTCCTCGTCGCGATCCACCGAGCGGCGCACGTAGTACTGCTCCAACTGGCGCGACAGGCGCTCGGCCGCGGCCGGCAGACGCCGGGCCACGTACTTGGCCGCCGTCTGGGCCGTGCGCTGCTGCTCCACGGGGAGCGCGGCGAGCAGGCGCTGGTGATCGGGCTGGATCTCGGACGGCACGCCGGCAAGCGCGTGCAGCCAGGCCAGCGCCACCTCGTCGTCGCGCGCGTCGTTGGTGGCCCGCGCCAGCTTCGCGAAGGCGCGCCGCGACGTGCGCGTTACCGTGTCGTCGAGCGCCGGCCGATAGGCTCTGAGCCAGGTGCGGAGCCGCCGAAGCGCAACGCGCAGATCGTGCAACGCGTCCGGTTCACCCTGCCCGAGCCGTGCGAACGCGCGCAGGGCCACGTCGAGCCGCTGGCGCGCGATCACCCGCGCGGCACGCGCCGCCGGCTGCGCCAACAACTCGGAGGTCAACTGCGGCTCGGACATGCGACTACCTGATCTTCAATGAGAGGATCGCGGGGTCGCCTTTGGGATAGCGCAGTCTGAGATTGGCCAACGTCTTCGCGATCGTGTTGGCGATCAGCCAGTTCCGCACTTTGTTGACGTCGGCCGGCACCACGTACCACGGCGCCCACTTCGTGCTGCACCGCCGGAGCGCATCGCGATAGGCCGCCGTGTACGCCCCCCAACGCGCGCGGTCTTCGAGGTCGCCGGCGTTGAACTTCCAGTTCTTGGTCTCGTCGGTGAGGCGATCCCGAAGGCGGCGCTTCTGCTCCCGGCGGGACACGTGGAGGAAGAACTTGAGGATGACGACGCCGTTCTCGGTGAGCATGCGCTCGAAATCGTTGATCTGCCGGTAGCGCGCTTCCCATACGCGTTTCGGCACCAGACCGCGCACGCGTTCCACCAGCACGGCTTCGTAGTGCGAGCGGTTGAAGATGCCCATCATGCCGCGCGCCGGCACGCGGCCGTGCACGCGCCAGAGATAATCGTGGCGCTGCTCGAGGTCGGTGGGCTCCTTGAAACTCGTGACCTCGCAGCCCTGGGGATTGACGGCGGAGAACACGTGCCGGATCGTGCCATCCTTGCCGGCGGCATCGCGCCCCTGCAGCACGATCAGCAGCGCGTGGCGCGCGTCGGCGTAGAACACGCGCTGCAGTTTGGAAATGCGCGTCGTCTGCTCGCGGAGGTCGTCGTCGAGCGCGTCGCCGGTGGGCAGGCCCGCCGGAGGGGCCGCATCGCGGTCCGCGAGGCGGAGCGGCGTTCGAGCAGAGACGGGACGGAGCAGCATGGCAATCCTTGGCCGGCCTGGGACGGCCGGTTCTAGAACTCCCGCCGCTTCATCTCCTTGAAGAAATGGCGCCGGTCCTCGTCCTCGTCGCTCTCCGGGCCGCGCGTAGCATCGAGCGCTGCGTCGTAGGTCCGACGTTTGCCCTTGGGCGCCACGGATTTGGCGGCATTCTTCTTGGCCAGCGCCAGCAACTGCTTCTCGTCCATGTCCGATGTCCTCCTCGCCCGCGCGTCGGGCGGCCACGGGTCAGCGCCTCGGTCTGGCCGGCGCGCCGCCTCTCGCCAGGAAATCTAGCACGGCCCGCTCCGCAGCGGTTAGGCCGCCCCGAGAGCCCCGGCCTCGGCAACCGCCTCGGGCCGCGTGGCCCGCCATGCCACCGCCATCCCCACGAGCAGGAACAGCGCGGCGAGCAGGAACGGGGCGCCCGGCAGATGCCAGTGCCGCGCCGAACCGCCGATGAAGTAGGCGAAGGTCACCGTGAACAGGCCGGGGCCCAGCATGCCGGTGATGCCCGTGATGCTGCTGTTCGCACCCTGGAGCTGGCCCTGCTCCGATGGACTCACGCGGTGCGTCATGAGCCCCTGCACCGACGGGCCATAGAACCCCATGGTTGCCGACAGGACGATGCCCACCCAGAACACCCACGGCGTGCTGGCGAGGCCAAACAGCACCAGTCCCACCGCGCCACCGAACAGCCCCAGCATGAGCGACCGGCGCTCACCAAACCGGGCGACGACCGGGCGGACGAGGCCGCCCTGCACGATGGCCGTAGCCAGGCCGACGCCCGCCAGCGTGAGCCCGATGGTACGCTCGCCCCAGCCGTAGCGGAGCCCGACGTACAGCACGTACACGCTGGGCAGCACCTGGTGGGCCATGTAGTACAGGAAATTCACCGTGGCCAGTCCCAACAGTTCGCGATGCGACCGGAGCAGCTTCAGCGATCCGACGGGGCTGGCGCGGCGGAAGTTCAGCGGCCGGCGGCGTTCGGGCGGCAGCGACTCGGGAAGCACGAACAGGCCGTACATGGCGTTGAGCAGGGTCAGTCCGGCCGCCACGTAAAACGGCAGGCGGATGTTGGTCGCGCCCAGGACGCCGCCCATGGCTGGGCCGAGCACGAACCCCAGCCCCCAGGCCGCGCCGATAAGGCCGAACCCGTGGGCGCGCTTCTCGGGTGGGAGCACGTCCGCGATGTAGGCACCGGCCGGCGTGAAGCTCGCCCCCGCGATACCCGAGACGACCCTCCCCAGAAAGAGCCAGGCGAGCGACGGCGCCAACGCCATGACGAGGTAGTCGAAGCCGAGCGCGAAGTTCGAGATCAGGATCACGGGGCGGCGTCCGAACCGGTCGGAGAGCACGCCCATGACCGGCGAGAACACGAACTGCATGCCGGCCCACACGGTGCCGAACACGCCGAAGATCTCGGCGGCCCGGGCCGTGTTCCCGCCCATGAACTCCTTGATCAGTTCGGGGAGCACGGGCAGCATGACGCCCATGGCAAGGACGTCGAGCACGACCGTGATGAAGATGAAAGTGATGGCGGGGCGGCGGTTCGCGGTCACGGAATCGGGGTGAAAGCCGTTGCAAGATAGCACCCGATCCGCGCCTGGAAACCCGAACGGTCGGTGGCGCGTGCAGGGCCGAGCGCGATAACTTCCCCGTCCTTCACGCCATTACCACGCCGTCGCCCCGCCGCCCAGCCGCCCGCGCCATGCCCTTTCTCGACACGCCCGTTCTTCCACGCGGCTTTCGCTGCGCCAGTCGCAACAT from Gemmatimonadaceae bacterium includes:
- a CDS encoding CHAD domain-containing protein, with amino-acid sequence MSEPQLTSELLAQPAARAARVIARQRLDVALRAFARLGQGEPDALHDLRVALRRLRTWLRAYRPALDDTVTRTSRRAFAKLARATNDARDDEVALAWLHALAGVPSEIQPDHQRLLAALPVEQQRTAQTAAKYVARRLPAAAERLSRQLEQYYVRRSVDRDEELTMHGLTASLLRQHRRRLARALARARASADVAGAHRARIEGKHLRYLLEPLDSDRRVAHAVRRLKTLQDRLGEHHDAQLLRDRLRRAGAPELAALAERDGHRSFTSFRRSWNASRTARELRGIDAIAARVRGRRVQGPPSSNRSSRGRPEDVA
- a CDS encoding PPK2 family polyphosphate kinase codes for the protein MLLRPVSARTPLRLADRDAAPPAGLPTGDALDDDLREQTTRISKLQRVFYADARHALLIVLQGRDAAGKDGTIRHVFSAVNPQGCEVTSFKEPTDLEQRHDYLWRVHGRVPARGMMGIFNRSHYEAVLVERVRGLVPKRVWEARYRQINDFERMLTENGVVILKFFLHVSRREQKRRLRDRLTDETKNWKFNAGDLEDRARWGAYTAAYRDALRRCSTKWAPWYVVPADVNKVRNWLIANTIAKTLANLRLRYPKGDPAILSLKIR
- a CDS encoding TCR/Tet family MFS transporter, yielding MTANRRPAITFIFITVVLDVLAMGVMLPVLPELIKEFMGGNTARAAEIFGVFGTVWAGMQFVFSPVMGVLSDRFGRRPVILISNFALGFDYLVMALAPSLAWLFLGRVVSGIAGASFTPAGAYIADVLPPEKRAHGFGLIGAAWGLGFVLGPAMGGVLGATNIRLPFYVAAGLTLLNAMYGLFVLPESLPPERRRPLNFRRASPVGSLKLLRSHRELLGLATVNFLYYMAHQVLPSVYVLYVGLRYGWGERTIGLTLAGVGLATAIVQGGLVRPVVARFGERRSLMLGLFGGAVGLVLFGLASTPWVFWVGIVLSATMGFYGPSVQGLMTHRVSPSEQGQLQGANSSITGITGMLGPGLFTVTFAYFIGGSARHWHLPGAPFLLAALFLLVGMAVAWRATRPEAVAEAGALGAA